One genomic window of Coffea eugenioides isolate CCC68of chromosome 1, Ceug_1.0, whole genome shotgun sequence includes the following:
- the LOC113749998 gene encoding myb family transcription factor PHL8-like produces the protein MAAKGNDTKKLHTSDRQLQVAENTRKPRIRWTAGLHNCFVKAVDRLGGPFEATPKEIMMQMDIPEVAASHIKSHLQKYRLRMGCNIGTAADSTVARKAATNTMIEADDSISPAGWHTNEAIQMMQAQRAKFEGKRKICKEEKNLDNVDQHQVQCTGDKNFHTSTGHQREKGKKRAEDEDVFHLERQNGQEKQSDHHHQRPLFNLNAPALDEHEPGRDCEISFHQPL, from the exons ATGGCAGCCAAAGGGAACGACACCAAGAAACTACACACTAGCGATCGACAGTTGCAAGTTGCCGAGAATACCAGGAAACCAAGGATAAGATGGACTGCAGGGCTCCATAATTGCTTTGTTAAAGCTGTTGATCGACTCGGTGGACCATTTG AAGCGACTCCAAAAGAAATCATGATGCAGATGGACATTCCTGAGGTTGCCGCAAGCCATATAAAAAGCCATCTTCAG AAGTACAGGCTGAGAATGGGTTGCAATATTGGGACGGCAGCTGATAGCACAGTTGCAAGGAAAG CTGCAACAAACACCATGATTGAAGCAGATGATAGTATAAGTCCTGCTGGGTGGCACACAAATGA AGCCATCCAAATGATGCAAGCACAAAGGGCTAAGTTTGAAGGGAAGAGAAAAATCTGCAAGGAGGAGAAG AATTTAGACAATGTGGATCAACATCAAGTACAATGTACTGGGGACAAAAACTTCCATACAAGCACCGGACatcaaagagaaaaagggaaaaagagagcAGAAGATGAGGATGTTTTCCATTTGGAAAGACAAAATGGGCAGGAGAAGCAAAGTGATCATCATCACCAACGTCCATTATTCAACTTGAATGCTCCTGCTCTGGATGAACATGAGCCAGGCCGGGATTGTGAAATCAGCTTCCATCAGCCATTGTGA